One window of Mastacembelus armatus chromosome 20, fMasArm1.2, whole genome shotgun sequence genomic DNA carries:
- the lypla1 gene encoding acyl-protein thioesterase 1 isoform X3, which produces MCGNNMSAPLPAIVPAARKATAAVIFLHGLGDTGHGWAEAFMGIRTPHVKYICPHAPTMPVSLNMRMSMPSWFDIYGLSPDADEDETGIKRASENIKALIDQEVKNGIPSHRIILGGFSQGGALSLYTALTTQQKLAGVVALSCWLPLRNSFPQASASSANKDMHVLQCHGDADPLVPFRFGSQTAEKLKSLLDPANITFKSYRGLPHSACPELGWPY; this is translated from the exons ATGTGCGGCAACAACATGTCAGCGCCTTTACCTGCCATTGTGCCTGCCGCCCGCAAAGCCACCGCAGCG gtgaTCTTTCTACATGGCCTTGGTGACACAGG GCATGGCTGGGCGGAAGCTTTCATGGGCATCAGGACACCACATGTGAAATACATCTGTCCCCATGC CCCCACCATGCCTGTTTCTTTGAACATGAGAATGTCCATGCCTTCTTG gTTTGATATTTATGGGTTGAGTCCAGATGCAGATGAAGATGAGACTGGCATTAAAAGGGCATCAGAAAATA TTAAAGCCTTGATAGACCAAGAAGTGAAGAATGGAATACCATCGCACAGAATTATCCTGGGTGGATTTTCACAG gGTGGAGCATTGTCTCTCTACACAGCTCTGACAACTCAGCAGAAACTTGCTGGAGTGGTTGCTCTAAGCTGCTGGCTTCCTCTCCGCAACTCTTTCCCTCAG GCATCTGCCAGCAGTGCTAACAAGGACATGCATGTCCTACAATGCCACGGGGATGCCGATCCTCTGGTTCCCTTTAGATTTGGCAGTCAGACTGCAGAGAAGTTGAAAAGCCTCCTCGATCCTGCCAACATCACCTTCAAGTCATATCGGGGTCTACCTCATAGTGCATGTCCAGAG CTTGGTTGGCCATACTGA
- the LOC113121689 gene encoding regulator of G-protein signaling 20-like — MGSKREEMRKRQMQIHQEAAASVLQARHRMGNTPTNASNACCFCWCCCCSCSCLTVRSEDEAIQRSSFEHKPEETTNSEESLKPTLEDACSWSISFEKLMKSPSGRSCFRQFLRTEFSEENMMFWLACEDLKKETNKTVVEEKVRQIYEDFISILSPKEVSLDSRVRDVINHNMLEPSSQTFDDAQQQIYTLMQRDSYTRFINSTDYADLLQSLQEPPPEP, encoded by the exons ATGGGCTCGAAGCGGGAGGAGATGCGTAAAAGGCAGATGCAGATCCACCAGGAAGCAGCTGCCAGTGTCCTCCAAGCGCGCCACAGAATGGGAAACACTCCCACCAACGCCTCAAACGCCTGCTGCttctgctggtgctgctgctgtagctgctccTG TTTGACTGTTAGGAGTGAGGATGAAGCAATTCAGAGGTCTTCTTTTGAGCACAAGCCAGAGGAAACCACTAATAGTGAAGAAAG CCTGAAGCCTACTCTGGAAGATGCCTGCTCCTGGTCAATATCATTTGAAAAGTTGATGAAAAGCCCATCAGGCCGCAGCTGTTTCAGGCAGTTCCTGAGGACAGAGTTCAGCGAGGAAAACATGATGTTCTGGCTCGCCTGTGAGGACCTCAAAAAGGAGACCAACAAAACTGTGGTGGAGGAGAAAGTTCGTCAAATATATGAGGACTTCATCTCAATCCTTTCCCCTAAAGAG GTCAGTTTGGATTCTCGAGTTCGCGATGTGATAAACCACAACATGCTGGAGCCAAGCTCTCAAACATTTGACGACGCTCAACAGCAGATCTACACACTGATGCAGAGAGACTCGTATACCCGCTTCATAAACTCGACTGACTACGCAGATCTACTGCAGAGCCTGCAGGAGCCTCCCCCTGAGCCATAG
- the lypla1 gene encoding acyl-protein thioesterase 1 isoform X1 produces the protein MCGNNMSAPLPAIVPAARKATAAVIFLHGLGDTGHGWAEAFMGIRTPHVKYICPHAPTMPVSLNMRMSMPSWFDIYGLSPDADEDETGIKRASENIKALIDQEVKNGIPSHRIILGGFSQGGALSLYTALTTQQKLAGVVALSCWLPLRNSFPQASASSANKDMHVLQCHGDADPLVPFRFGSQTAEKLKSLLDPANITFKSYRGLPHSACPEWDCSRNTELLRVGRMRHFEKLSVWQ, from the exons ATGTGCGGCAACAACATGTCAGCGCCTTTACCTGCCATTGTGCCTGCCGCCCGCAAAGCCACCGCAGCG gtgaTCTTTCTACATGGCCTTGGTGACACAGG GCATGGCTGGGCGGAAGCTTTCATGGGCATCAGGACACCACATGTGAAATACATCTGTCCCCATGC CCCCACCATGCCTGTTTCTTTGAACATGAGAATGTCCATGCCTTCTTG gTTTGATATTTATGGGTTGAGTCCAGATGCAGATGAAGATGAGACTGGCATTAAAAGGGCATCAGAAAATA TTAAAGCCTTGATAGACCAAGAAGTGAAGAATGGAATACCATCGCACAGAATTATCCTGGGTGGATTTTCACAG gGTGGAGCATTGTCTCTCTACACAGCTCTGACAACTCAGCAGAAACTTGCTGGAGTGGTTGCTCTAAGCTGCTGGCTTCCTCTCCGCAACTCTTTCCCTCAG GCATCTGCCAGCAGTGCTAACAAGGACATGCATGTCCTACAATGCCACGGGGATGCCGATCCTCTGGTTCCCTTTAGATTTGGCAGTCAGACTGCAGAGAAGTTGAAAAGCCTCCTCGATCCTGCCAACATCACCTTCAAGTCATATCGGGGTCTACCTCATAGTGCATGTCCAGAG TGGGACTGCAGCAGGAACACAGAACTCCTTCGGGTGGGACGCATGCGCCATTTTGAAAAGCTAAGTGTGTGGCAGTAG
- the lypla1 gene encoding acyl-protein thioesterase 1 isoform X2 codes for MCGNNMSAPLPAIVPAARKATAAVIFLHGLGDTGHGWAEAFMGIRTPHVKYICPHAPTMPVSLNMRMSMPSWFDIYGLSPDADEDETGIKRASENIKALIDQEVKNGIPSHRIILGGFSQGGALSLYTALTTQQKLAGVVALSCWLPLRNSFPQASASSANKDMHVLQCHGDADPLVPFRFGSQTAEKLKSLLDPANITFKSYRGLPHSACPEEMVDIKRFIEKQLPPISDE; via the exons ATGTGCGGCAACAACATGTCAGCGCCTTTACCTGCCATTGTGCCTGCCGCCCGCAAAGCCACCGCAGCG gtgaTCTTTCTACATGGCCTTGGTGACACAGG GCATGGCTGGGCGGAAGCTTTCATGGGCATCAGGACACCACATGTGAAATACATCTGTCCCCATGC CCCCACCATGCCTGTTTCTTTGAACATGAGAATGTCCATGCCTTCTTG gTTTGATATTTATGGGTTGAGTCCAGATGCAGATGAAGATGAGACTGGCATTAAAAGGGCATCAGAAAATA TTAAAGCCTTGATAGACCAAGAAGTGAAGAATGGAATACCATCGCACAGAATTATCCTGGGTGGATTTTCACAG gGTGGAGCATTGTCTCTCTACACAGCTCTGACAACTCAGCAGAAACTTGCTGGAGTGGTTGCTCTAAGCTGCTGGCTTCCTCTCCGCAACTCTTTCCCTCAG GCATCTGCCAGCAGTGCTAACAAGGACATGCATGTCCTACAATGCCACGGGGATGCCGATCCTCTGGTTCCCTTTAGATTTGGCAGTCAGACTGCAGAGAAGTTGAAAAGCCTCCTCGATCCTGCCAACATCACCTTCAAGTCATATCGGGGTCTACCTCATAGTGCATGTCCAGAG GAAATGGTGGATATCAAACGGTTCATAGAGAAGCAGCTTCCTCCCATCAGTGATGAATAA
- the mrpl15 gene encoding large ribosomal subunit protein uL15m, whose translation MSFPKKPGSKALDVLQTLPRITLANLRPEPGARKEGRRRGRGQHGGNRSGRGHKGERQRGNRPRLGFEGGQTPFYLAIPKYGYNEGHSRRPQYQPLSLKRLQYLIDLGRVDPTQPIDLTQLVNARGVTIQPLKKDYGVQLVDEGADIFATKINIEVQRASEGAIAAIERNGGIITTSFYDPISLGILIKPVPFFLRGQPIPKRRLPGEDMVPYYTDAENRGYLADPEKIQQARFALAQKYGYILPDISKDELYHMLSMRKDVRQIFFGLAPGWVVNMSEKKILKPTDEKLLKYYSS comes from the exons ATGTCTTTCCCCAAAAAACCTGGCAGTAAAGCCTTAGATGTTTTGCAGACCCTACCGCGGATAACTTTAGCAAACTTGCGCCCTGAACCCGGAGCCAGAAAAgag GGTAGACGGCGAGGGCGAGGACAACATGGAGGCAACAGGAGCGGCCGGGGACATAAAGGAGAGCGACAGAGAGGCAACCGACCTCGGCTGGGATTTGAAGGGGGCCAGACTCCTTTTTATCTGGCTATTCCAAAATATGGGTACAATGAAGGACACAG TCGCCGGCCTCAGTATCAGCCTCTGTCTTTGAAACGTCTTCAGTACCTGATTGACCTTGGACGAGTCGACCCGACCCAACCTATAGATCTGACCCAGCTTGTTAATGCCAGAGGTGTGACAATCCAGCCTTTGAAGAAAGACTATGGTGTGCAGCTTGTTGATGAG GGTGCTGATATTTTTGCTACAAAAATTAACATTGAGGTTCAAAGAGCTTCTGAAGGAGCCATAGCTGCTATTGAGAGGAATGGAGGCATCATCACAACCAGTTTCTACGATCCTATAAGTCTAG GGATTCTCATCAAACCAGTCCCGTTCTTCTTGCGGGGGCAGCCTATTCCAAAACGAAGGTTACCAGGGGAGGATATGGTTCCGTACTACACAGATGCTGAAAACCGGGGTTACTTGGCAGACCCGGAAAAAATCCAACAAGCCCGGTTCGCCTTGGCACAGAAATATGGGTACATTTTGCCAGACATTTCAAAGGATGAACTGTATCACATGCTGTCCATGAGGAAGGATGTTCGACAGATCTTCTTTGGCCTTGCTCCAGGCTGGGTCGTTAACATGTCAGAGAAGAAGATCCTGAAACCGACTGATGAGAAGCTGCTTAAGTATTACAGTTCATAG